The Candidatus Peregrinibacteria bacterium genome contains the following window.
ATATGTATAGTCGCGGAGGAAGTACATTTTCAAAAAATTATTTTTGAATTAAAATAGAAGTACATGAAGCAGAGTTCATCTACCGAAATTACCATCGGCAAACTCAAAATTGGCGGAAAAAATCCGATTGCGATTCAGTCCATGACGGATACTGATACTGCTGATGTGAAAGCAACGTTTGAGCAGATCAAAGAGTTGGTCGATGCCGGTTCAGAACTAGTTCGAGTAACGGTTATGGATAAAAATGGAGCTGAGGCAATTCCGAAAATAAAAGAACTGATGCAGAAAAATTCAAAATACGATGTTCCGCTCATTGGAGACTTTCATTTTGTTGGACATCGACTTTTAGAGGAAGTTCCTGAATGCGCGAAAGCGCTCGATAAATATCGAATTAACCCTGGAAATGTCGGGAAAGGAAATTCGCACGATGAAAATTTTGAAAAAATTATTGAAATTGCGATCACAAATAAAAAACCTGTACGAATTGGCGTGAATTCAGGATCGCTTGATGAAGAGCTCTTTACCGAAATGATGGAGAAAAATGCAAAACGAAAAAATCAAAAATCTGATCGCGAAGTATTTCGAGAAGCTCTGGTGGAATCGGCAATTCTTTCTGCGAATTTTGCAATGAAACTCGGACTTTCGAAAAATAAAATCGTGCTTTCGGTAAAAGTTTCTGATGTTCAGGATGTGATCTGGTGCTATGAAGAACTCGCGCAAAGAACTGATTTTTGTCTCCATCTCGGACTTACAGAAGCTGGATCTGGAGATAAAGGAATTGTTGCGAGTACCGCGGCGCTTTCAACGCTTTTGCAGCAAGGAATTGGCGATACGATTCGTGTTTCACTCACTCCCGAACCAAAGGCTCCAAGAAAACGAGAAGTCGAAATTTGCAAATACATTCTCCAAACGCTCGGAATTCGACATTTTCGCCCAATGGTAACTTCTTGTCCCGGCTGCGGACGCACATCATCCGATTTTTACAGAAAACTCGCCAAAAAGG
Protein-coding sequences here:
- the ispG gene encoding flavodoxin-dependent (E)-4-hydroxy-3-methylbut-2-enyl-diphosphate synthase, producing MKQSSSTEITIGKLKIGGKNPIAIQSMTDTDTADVKATFEQIKELVDAGSELVRVTVMDKNGAEAIPKIKELMQKNSKYDVPLIGDFHFVGHRLLEEVPECAKALDKYRINPGNVGKGNSHDENFEKIIEIAITNKKPVRIGVNSGSLDEELFTEMMEKNAKRKNQKSDREVFREALVESAILSANFAMKLGLSKNKIVLSVKVSDVQDVIWCYEELAQRTDFCLHLGLTEAGSGDKGIVASTAALSTLLQQGIGDTIRVSLTPEPKAPRKREVEICKYILQTLGIRHFRPMVTSCPGCGRTSSDFYRKLAKKVNMHIEKNMKIWKEKYPGVENLKIAVMGCAVNGPGESKHADIGISLPGKSENPSAPVYIAGKLVKTLRGEKIAEEFLKILEKFVRKKKIAFALEAEDTPLNTTGKDVEKAFIKSGHDAKYAKAQKKSYDAMLKDEKNNRLTEWE